Below is a window of Salvelinus fontinalis isolate EN_2023a chromosome 31, ASM2944872v1, whole genome shotgun sequence DNA.
CATCTGTGTTTTGTATATCACAGCCATCCATGCATTAGAGTTTTATATGAACTCTCATACTATTACGAGCAGTGCTATGCATATCCAACCAAAGAATAGATGCTATTTGCCTCCTCTGGTGTAACCTTTATGAACTATGACACATTTTTATATTGACTGATCAAAGGGGCTTGGAGCATTGAGGTGTGACTGGCTTCAGCTCGCTCCACTCCAACCAGAGATCTTGTTCCAGGAGAGTCAGTGAAACGGTTGgaatgttttctgtctgtcttttttttATACAGCAGAAGTTACTGATTGTGTCCTAAATGACacactactccctatatagtgcactacttttaacaagGGCCCTGtggggattagggtgccatttgagactcagTCACTGCCTGGTGAAGAGTGTGGGTTTTCCCGCACTCTCAATGATTATATAACATGTACCAACCTcttccagcagcagcagcaacctcATTAAAGGCAGatttttatttgtgtgtgtttgtccaacTGTGCTTGTGTCCGTGCGTGcgtgtctctgtagtgtagagGGAAGCCTTTCGTGAAGGGAGCACAGAGTTCATTCTACATGTGTGCAGTAACTATGTCTCTCAAAATGGGGGAAATCCTCCTTACTACTTTATGGGAAAATCTTGAGAAATTCACATCCTACATTTCCCTAACATCTACAGATGTAGGGTCTTaacttgagccagtttgctacagcaggaaaataatcctgcaacaaAAAGAAATGTGGATGAAATTCATGGACATTTATGGAAgcgttgatacatttttcgtaagggaaaatcatgtctgaaatgtcaaagtgaaattacaaacttcaaaagcctttttaaacctaaaATATTCTCCAAGTTTTAAAGTTCTCCTGCAAGAGGGGGATCAAAtaaaaatcctacatctgtacctggATTATAAGAACCTTCATTGCAGGTGGAATCACCATAATGTGTTGGTGAATAGCATTTTCATTTGGGATAAATCCATATATCACTCAGAGTTTTGATCAAAAGCTTGGTTGTGTCCTAGGCATACAGCATTCTTCTTTTTGGTCTTGTGACAGGCGAGGTGAGCAGATCTTCTCTGAAGAAGCCTAGGAGCTGTAACATCTTCAAAGCACTCTTCTGTTGCCTCAGAGGAGCACAGGATGCCCGAAATCCACCATCACCTTCACAAGATGCCTTGCTGGAGCCACAGGACAATGGGGACGTTGTCAAGGTAACAGAATATATTATTCTCAACATCTCGGCACCATTGTTGTTGTAATTATCCATATAGAGTGTATGGGCTGTAGTTTACTGTATTTCAACCAAGTGTGGGACTATTATGTAGCCTAAAAAGTGTCCTTTTGCATTTTGTTATGTTTGCAAAGCTTGTTTGGACCGCTTAAGCAGATTACAAATGAATAGTTTTAACCACAAAGTTTCACACATTGTAATTTGGCTAGTCTTAGACTTTTTTTTTATAGGACATGAATCTTGTGTGTACAGTTTAGCTAAGTATTTTTTAACCCAAACAACTGTCAGGCTTAGCTCAGCTTTCTTTTTATTTTACAACTGTCAACTTCCTCATCAAGTGTTTAACAACTCTGCCATGCATATTACAGGAaaataatatatttatataaGCAGACAATAACTACACAAGTGATTGCTTTCCTATCTTGAGCAATACCCTGTGAGAATTTGTGGGATTATTGCCCGTTGATGTTATAACAGCATGATGCAATATAAAATGGCTGCTGCACCTGTTGTGAACTTGTTGAACACTATAACCATGACTGTTGGCAGATACAGAGTAGTTTAGGTCTGTTCATATTGATCTCCTATGATGATAAGACAGCTGAGTGCCTTGCAATCCACTAAGGCGAAATAGTGGTGCAGTGGGCCTACAAAGAGTGGATAATGTGATGTGCATGTCAGTTCATGTTGGAGACATTAGATATGTACAGTATTTTGTACCTGGTACGTCATAACCGAAGTGTACAGAAGAATGACAAGGTGTGTGTTGCCCACAGGCCACTAGTGAGGCTGTCAGTGTAGTGGCGCTAGCGCCATGtaaaggcgtccgcatgcttcccatccCAAACAGTTTCTGCATATATTAAAACAACATTTTGTGATGTTTTGGTCTTCGGCCCAGGGTTTATCGGCTGTTTGTGCACACAAAAAGTTTTCCTGACGCAAGCCGAAGCTCAGTAGCCAAAGTATACACCCCTTCGTCGgtaattggtcaacagtaggaatTCTTCAATTAATtgttttgttgtcattcaacgagaaacgattcggttttcatgcaaatatttccAATTGAgatatactgcaccaaacatcttagatgtCAAATTGCGTGACTAAGACCTCCTCGGCAAAAACCGTAAAAATTAATTACATATATCTGGAGTTATCTTAATTCAGACTATATTGAAGAAATGGCTTCGTTatctcaagagggacaaacagtACAATTGCCGCTTTTTTTGTTCACATTGCCTATTGTCCTCCAGGCAGCACTGGAGCAATGAGGAAGCTGTAGCTGTTGTGAAGCATGGGTATTGTTTGGGTCTTTGAATTTAATCTGAAATTCtattattacagtattattaCACTTTTAGAGctcttttacccctacctacatgtacattttacctcaactacctcgtaacCCTGCAGATTAACATGGTACCGGTTGTTAATTTATTGTGTTCGTATTTCCTTTTTTAATTTAGCAaatttttcttactttttaactctgcattgttggtaaagggctcgtaagtaagcatttcacattaAAGTCTACACCTGCTGCATTCCGCGCAtgtgacataacatttgatttaatttcaACTGCAGTTATTCCCTGTGCTTGTAGAGTGAAGCACTGTGTTTACTAAGCATAAGAAAAGCCTAGTAAAAAGGGTAAGATGTGGTGTTCTCTGCACagtcctgtactgtactctgtagTACTGGCTGGAGATTGTGCCAGCTATAGTGACCCTGTATGTCCCCTGTTTTCTCCTCCACCACAGCTGTCATCAGGGCCCAGCCTGCTGCCTGAGATGACACCCCAGGACCAGGGGAAGATATGTGTGGTCATAGACCTGGATGAGACACTGGTGCATAGCTCATTCAAGGTAGCTACCGCTTTTCCACCCACTCACTGTTACATGTGGTTTTGTAAGGGGTGTTTGTATACAATGCAAAGGTAAAAGAGGACATTTCATGAAATTATTCATAATTTTGAATTACATTAAAAAAATTGTGAATTGTTTGATTTACAGAATGATTTATAGTTTAGCGTCTAATTTAGGGATTTGATCCTATGTAATTACATACAGTATAACTGTAAAGCCCAGGAGCATCATAACAACAATCTTCCACGGTGTTCCTTCTCTCCTCAGCCTATCAGTAATGCAGATTTCATAGTGCCTGTGGAGATTGAGGGGACCACACACCAGGTAAAATCTCTCATCTGAATATGTTATCGGTGTGCTTGTAGAGGTGGGTGGgttggtattgtgtgtgtgtgtgtgttatggtcaGTGTGTGCCGAGGTTAAAATGGGATGGGTCTCAGGACAGATGTTTGTTATGGGCGCTGTATGAGCCCTCTACTGGACAAAAGTTGAATGGGAAAGGAAGAAAACAGTTCAATTCAGCTTAGTCAGTTCACCTTTCAGAAGATTTTGCTCACCAATGCAATGCACCAGAGGTAATATTTAAACTCTATATATTGAAATGTACTGGAGTCTGCTGTACATGCAAAACTACATGCAAAACTTGCACTTCAGGTCAACATGAGAACTGTTGTGGTGTTTGGAATTCTTCTCCATGGGCCTCTGCCTGGTTCAAGTAATCCAGGATAGGCTGGTTAACACCTGCACGGCCTATTCTTGATTACTTGTTTCAGGAACCAGCCACCAGCAACTGAGATGGGAACAAAATGGACACAGCAGAGGAAGAAGAGTTAATGTTACCTTCCAAATATTTTCTTCCAGATACTTTATTACTGTTCAATTATAAAGCAATTGCTAAAATACTTCGTAACAAGCAGAAATGTCTGTTGCTACACAGGTAAAAGAGCTACCAAAGCTTCATGCCAGGTGTTTGTTTTCAGGTATACGTGCTGAAGAGGCCGTATGTGGATGAGTTTCTACAACGAATGGGAGAGCTGTTTGAGTGTATTCTGTTCACTGCCAGTCTTGCCAAGGTAAGCTGAAAAGACCTAACGAAACCTTATCTTGTCTTGACATTTAGCCTATTTATTTGTAGTTCTTCATGAAAAAACCTATTGTATTTTAGAAAGTCTTAATACTTTTTTCTCTTTCACAATCCTCCGTAGCCTTTTCCCCATGCACTAGGTGACCTTTGTAGTACCAAAGACTGCTTTGTACATTTGCATATTATGAGCTAGCATACATTCCATAATGTAACCCATAGTTACATTATTAGTAGCTTAGGTGCCTTGATGACACCTTGTTAGTCCTGACCAAACTCCATTTCCTTCTTCCTCTTGCCATTTCCTCCCTTCCCTGATCCTGGTCTTCCTCCTTTTCCCCCTCCTCTTTGCCTGCCCCAAGTATGCAGATCCAGTGACTGACCTGTTGGATCAGTGCGGGGTATTCCGGGCACGGTTGTTCCGGGAGTCCTGTGTGTTCCACCAGGGATGCTACGTCAAAGATCTCAGCCTGCTGGGCCGAGAGCTCCATAAGACCCTCATCCTAGACAACTCTCCTGCCTCCTACATCTTCCACCCAGAAAATGCTGTGAGTTTGAGTTTCATTCAACTTCTGTCAACTCAAATGTGACCTCTTTCAGGATTCAAAGTGATTATTAATAGGATACTAGTTCTGATTCTACTGCATTCTGATTCTATTCTAACCTTATATTCCACTTACCTTTTGGATTTAGTAGTTATATAGGACAAGAATATACAGTTGTCAATACTGCAAAGAAAGCATTAGTAAGTGAGTGAATGGTTTCTCTGATGCTCCCTCAGGTTCCTGTGGTGTCCTGGTTTGATGACGTGGAGGATGCTGAGCTGCTCCACCTGCTGCCTGTGTTTGAGGACCTGAGTCAGGCTGAGGATGTCTACACCAGACTGGGGGAGCTACGAGCACCATGATGGAGGGACCCTGCTGATGAGCACTTCATGACATTCTAACGCCTTTTCTCTGACTCTACTGTAGAGTACTACAGTCATTCCAAATTAATATGAATAAAGTGGTTATTTTTTCCAAACCAGAAGCCTGCATGGCCTGATCTGACTCAGGACACTTGTATCTTTGTGCCTTTTTCCTAAACAAACACAAAAAGCAAGCAGCGCAAACTGTTTTTATTGgtattttgttaaaaaaaaaaaaaaaaaaaaataaacttcCAATCTCGCTATGCAATCCTCTTCTGTAATCATGATGCACTACAGTGCTACTTGTTATACGGTTCACACAGTCAAATCCAGAATGCCAACAGAATGTAACCTTACATGTTCCtagaaatatgaccagttagtatATGCTCACATACTAGATGTTTAACTGATACCTATGTAAATATTTCTATTATTTACTGTAAAATGGACAACAAAGCAAAATGCCACTCCATTTAAGTAATGAATATATTAGAATAAATAATGTCTTCATAAAGTTTTGGAGACTTTATATACATTATATCAATATATTTTTCTGAATACCATTAATAGCATGCATACAGTGATGTTATAAAGCTTTAAAAAGCTTCTTGAGTTGATCATTTGGGACCACATTTTTTAAAGATTAATTCCTTTATGGTCACTTGAATGCAGACATACTGGATGCATGGCTACTCAGCAAAAGTTTATTATATTGTCGCTCTTAGAATATTTGGTCCAGTCTAACACGTTTTTCTGTTTTTCTTGGAATACTAAATGACAAAATTGCACTTGTTGTTTTATAAGTAAGACTGCTAAAAAGTGACAACTGTACCTTTCAAATTCAGTCAGAGAGATCATGCACTGCCTGTGCAGATATATGCAACCCAATGCCATGCTGAATGTGGTCAAATACTGTATTAAAAAAAGGATATGTAGTTGTGGTACTCTTAATTCTGAAATGATATGCCTTTTTTTCTTATACATTTTGTGTATTCGTTTGTGTATTATTTGCCCACTACAAGTGAGGGTATAGAAACAACAATATTCAAAACATCTGCCAAATTATAATTTGTGCCTAGAGTTTTTGGATTGTGTAAACAAGTTAATCAAACACCACATATTAT
It encodes the following:
- the LOC129829728 gene encoding carboxy-terminal domain RNA polymerase II polypeptide A small phosphatase 2-like, giving the protein MESSIITQVQKEDIQLSPKTGEVSRSSLKKPRSCNIFKALFCCLRGAQDARNPPSPSQDALLEPQDNGDVVKLSSGPSLLPEMTPQDQGKICVVIDLDETLVHSSFKPISNADFIVPVEIEGTTHQVYVLKRPYVDEFLQRMGELFECILFTASLAKYADPVTDLLDQCGVFRARLFRESCVFHQGCYVKDLSLLGRELHKTLILDNSPASYIFHPENAVPVVSWFDDVEDAELLHLLPVFEDLSQAEDVYTRLGELRAP